The genomic region CGCTGCCCACTCGATCGGGTGGAACCACGGTGTGTCGTGCCGGATGGCGAGCACCATCGGCAGCGACAGGCCAACCGCCGCCACGGCCTGTGCCTGGAAGAACCAGAAGAACCAGCGGTCGGCGTGGGGCGCGTGGTCGCGGCGCAGGGCAACGTAGCGCGAATCCTCGACCGGGTGATGGCCCATGACCCGGCGATGGAGGTGGGCCGTCAGGCGCAGGCTCCAGAGCGCGGTGATGACGATGACCGCCGCCGTTCGCGGCAGCCACCCGCCGGCCAGCCACGCGTAGAGGACGACGAGGATCAGGAAGCTCGCGGCCCAGGCCACGTCGACGATGCCGGCGTTGCGCAGGCGAACGGCCGCGAGCCAGACCAACAGCATGAGGAGCGAGGTGGCCACGAGGCCGGCGGCGAGCAGGGCCGGAAGCGACATCATGAGTGACGCCTATGAGACAGGGTACGCCCGGCTGGGGATCCCAGGCGAGTCGGGCTTCGGCGTCGGGCCGGGCCGCCAGCCCGGCCGGCTTGAGGGTAGAATCGCGCAGTGCAGATTCGGGTGTTGAACGTCGGGTGCTTCGGCGGCGGGACGGGATTGCCCAGCCTCCTCGGGGGGCTCAAGCGCAATCCGTGGCTCCGTGTCCACGCGGTCGTGACGATGTTCGACAGCGGCGGGAGCTCGGGCCAGCTGCGCGACGAGCTGGGCGTGCTGCCGCCCGGTGATGTCCTGAAGTGCGCGCTGGCGCTCGCCCGCAACGAGTCGGAAGCGCGGCGCGTCCTGCTCTCACGCCTGCCGACGCTCGAGCACCATCGGCTGGGCGGCCACACCGGCGGCAACCTGCTGCTCTCGATGATGGAGCAGTACTCAGGCGATTTCCTTGCCGCCGTCGACGGCCTGCGTGCCGTGCTCGGCTGCTCCGGCTGGGTCTGGCCGGTCAGTGTCGAGCGGTCGACCGTCTGCGCGGAATACCGCGACGGATCGACCACGGCCGGCGAGGTCGAGGTGGACGCCGGCCAGGCGCAGGGCCAGTGGATCGAACGCATCTGGCTCGACCCGCCGGCGGCCATCCACCCGAGCGCTGCCGAGGCCATCCGCCACCTCGATGCCGTCGTGATCGGCCCCGGCAGCTTCTACACGAGCCTGATGCCGATCTTTCTCGTCAACGGGGCCGCCGACGCGCTGGCGGCCGTGCGCGGGCCCGTCGTCCTCGTGTCGAACCTGTTGACCGAGGGGCGGGGCATGAGCGGCTTCACGGCAGCCGAGGCGGTGCGCCGCATCGGGGCGGCCATCGGCCGCGACATCGACGTCCTGGTGTTCAACACGGCGCGGCCCGCGCCGGACGTGCTCGAGCGCTACGCGGCCGAGCACAAGGCGCCGTTGCCGCTCGGCGACGTGCCCGGCCGCTGCCAGGTCGTTTGCGGGGACTTCTGGACGCGTGGCATCGCGCGCCACGACAGGCGCCGCCTCGCGTACGCGATCTGGAGTGCTCTGAGCGGGCGTCTGCTCGACTGACGATCGCCACGCTCGGTGGCCCGCGGCGGTACGGTGCGGGCGCGTCTGGTGAGTGAGCTGCGGTGGTGTGGGGGACACGCCGATGGTCGACGTGATGAAGCACGAGCCGGGCGCCTTCTGCTGGCCAGAACTGGCGACGAGCGATGCGCAGGCGGCGCAGCGGTTCTACGGCGAGCTGTTCGAGTGGGAGGTGGTCGAGACGCCACTCGGCCCTGACACGCCAGCGACGCACGCCGTGTTCCAGATGCGCGGCCGGCCCGTCGCGGGCCTCGTCGGCATGCCCTCGGCGCTCGTCGACGCTGGCGTGCCGTCACACTGGCTTTCGCACGTCGCCGTGGACGATCTGGCCGGCGTCGCGGCGCGCGTCGAGCCGGCCGGGGGGCGCATCGTGAAGACGCCGGGGCCGGTGCTCGACCTCGGGCACCTTGCGGTGATCGAAGACCCGTCGGGCGCGGCGCTCGCGCTCTGGACGGGGCTCCGTCTCGCTGGGGCCGGCGTGGTGAACGAGCCGGGGGCGCTGTGCTGGACGGAGCTCGCGACGCCGGATCCCGCGGCCGCCCTCGAGTTCTACGCGCGCGTGCTCGGCTGGACGTCGCGAGTCAGCGGCGCGGGCAGCCACGCCTATACCGAACTCCTCGCCAACGGGCACCCCGTGGCCGGACTGCTGTCCATGTCGGCCGACTGGGGGGCGACGCCCGCCCACTGGATGGTCTATTTCGCCGTCGTCGACTGCGACGAGTGCGTCGAGCGCGCCATCCAGCTCGGCGGGCGCGTGGTCGTGCCGGCGACCGACGTCATCGGCACGGGGCGATTTGCCGCACTCGCCGACCCGCAGGACGCCGTGTTCTCGGTCATCGCGCTGGCCGAGGCCGCGTGACGCGCCGGGGCGTCGCCGAAGTCACCGTCGCGCCGGGGCTTCCGTCACGTCACCGTCGCGCAGCGGTGTCGCCGAAGTTGCCGTAGCGCCGGGGCTTCAGCCCCGGCGGGGGGATCGCCCCCGCCCTCGCGTCGGCGGCCGTGGCGACTCCACCGGTCCACCGGCTTCGTCGGGCGACGTCGCCGCATTGGCCGCATATCGTTCGACACGCGCGACGATGAGCTTCAGGTCGTCTATCGACGGCGCGCCCTCCGCGCCGGGGTTCTTCTTCCACACCGCGGGCGCCGTGGCCTGGAGGATGTCGGCGAAGTCGCCGTCACTCTTCACGCTGCGCGGCGCGAACGTCGCGATGTCGACCGGCCCTGCCCACTCGTCACGGTGCTTGATGAGCAGCCACGATCGCCCGTCCTCCGTCTTGCCGCCGCCCCAGCCGCGGGTGCGGACGAGGGCCCAGGACCCCTTCAGCTTGTAGCCGTCGAGGCGGAACTTCAGGTCGCCGCGCGCGAGCGCTGCGTCGACGTCGTCGACCTCCGGTTCCCAGGTGCCGTGGTCCCAGAGCATGACGACGCCGGCGCCGTATCCGGTGGGGATGACGCCCTCGAAGGTGCCGTACTCGATCGGATGGTCCTCGACATGCATGGCCAGGCGCTTCACCGTCGGGTCGAGTGCCGGGCCCTTCGGTACCGCCCACGACAGCAGCACGCCCGCGTGTTCGAGCCGCAGATCATAGTGGAGCTGTGTCGCGAGGTGCTTCTGGACGCAGAAGGCGAGGGGGCCACGCCGCGATCGGCGTCGCGCGGCGGCCCCGGAGGGTTCGGGGCTGATGCGGAAATCGCGTTTCGCGCGGTACTCGTCGAGGGGCATGGCAGAAGGGTGCCACAATCGGCTGGCGGCTGGCGACTGCCGGCTGGCGGCCGGTGGCTACCGGCTGGGGGCGACGGGCGGCACCCCGCAAGCGAAGAGCCTTGCCCTCGGGCCTCCCGTCGTGGGCTGCAGGATCGCAGCCCCATGGTTCGGGTTGAGACGGGCGTTGCCGACGGGGTATCGTGAACGCCACGCGGTGGCGCCGTGCCGTCGCGGAAAGGAGTCGGAGCGTGACGAGGAAGGAGCCGCTCAACGCGCAGGTCTGTTCCCTGCCGCCCGCATTGAGTGAGGCGGTCGCGCGTGCGACATCCAGGTGGGAGGCTGATCGAGGCACCGAGCGGTTGTGGGCACGTGACGCGTCGCTGTGGACGGGTCAGGACGAGGCGCGCTG from Acidobacteriota bacterium harbors:
- a CDS encoding DUF1295 domain-containing protein; this translates as MMSLPALLAAGLVATSLLMLLVWLAAVRLRNAGIVDVAWAASFLILVVLYAWLAGGWLPRTAAVIVITALWSLRLTAHLHRRVMGHHPVEDSRYVALRRDHAPHADRWFFWFFQAQAVAAVGLSLPMVLAIRHDTPWFHPIEWAALALWAVAFAGESLADTQLARFKADPANRGRTCQVGLWRYSRHPNYFFEWLIWGAFALLALPAPFGWLGLLSPLAMLYLLLRVTGIPAAEAASLASRGDEYRDYQRRTSAFVPWFPRSHP
- a CDS encoding YvcK family protein, whose protein sequence is MQIRVLNVGCFGGGTGLPSLLGGLKRNPWLRVHAVVTMFDSGGSSGQLRDELGVLPPGDVLKCALALARNESEARRVLLSRLPTLEHHRLGGHTGGNLLLSMMEQYSGDFLAAVDGLRAVLGCSGWVWPVSVERSTVCAEYRDGSTTAGEVEVDAGQAQGQWIERIWLDPPAAIHPSAAEAIRHLDAVVIGPGSFYTSLMPIFLVNGAADALAAVRGPVVLVSNLLTEGRGMSGFTAAEAVRRIGAAIGRDIDVLVFNTARPAPDVLERYAAEHKAPLPLGDVPGRCQVVCGDFWTRGIARHDRRRLAYAIWSALSGRLLD
- a CDS encoding VOC family protein, translating into MVDVMKHEPGAFCWPELATSDAQAAQRFYGELFEWEVVETPLGPDTPATHAVFQMRGRPVAGLVGMPSALVDAGVPSHWLSHVAVDDLAGVAARVEPAGGRIVKTPGPVLDLGHLAVIEDPSGAALALWTGLRLAGAGVVNEPGALCWTELATPDPAAALEFYARVLGWTSRVSGAGSHAYTELLANGHPVAGLLSMSADWGATPAHWMVYFAVVDCDECVERAIQLGGRVVVPATDVIGTGRFAALADPQDAVFSVIALAEAA